From Pseudobdellovibrionaceae bacterium:
CAAAAAACCAAGACCAAAACCGCCGCGTGGTTATCGTTGTGTCTGACACTCACCCCATGTAACGCTAAGTTGTGCCTTCTTGCCAGAGGGCTATATGTAGCTCTCTCCTACATAAATTCAGACGTAAACCTTAATTAAATCACCACCTACATCTCGATACTGCCCTTGTTCCACCCCCTTACAAAAAGACCTCTGCGCCCTCCCTTTGGGCGTGAATGTCTTTGGGGATTTTTATTATATATGGTCAAAATGCGAGTTCGGCTTGGCGTGATTTTGCAAACGCAAAATCATGCCAAACGTCACTGTCTGAGCATTTTGAGTATATATAAAGATAAAGAGACAAGAAATGAAACCCGACCTACTCCAGGCCTTACTAGCGGATTCTTTGGGCGGGGATGCCGACGTAGGTGCCTTCTGCGATGCAGTCTTTGACGACGACAGAGTTTGCGCCGATTTTTACGTCTGAGCCGACTTGGATAGGGCCCAGAACTTTTGCTCCAGCACCGATAAGGACATTATTAGCCAACATCGGGTGGCGCCTTCCACCATTTGTGGATGTGCCACCAAGGGTAACTCCGTGATAGATTTTGCAGTCGTTGCCGATGACGGCGGTTTCACCAATCACTACTCCTGCGCCGTGGTCGATCACAAATCTTCTTCCAATTTTGGCTCCTGGATGAATTTCAATTAAAGTCAGCCATCTTGAAATTTCAGCAATCAAGCGTGCAATAAAATACAAACGGTATGTATAGAAAAAGTGGGCGATTCTATGACAAAAGATCGCTCGTGGGCCTGGATACAGCAAGGCGATTTCAAACAAGCTTTTGGCACTTGGATCAAATTTTCTATAGGCTTTTAAAAAATCTAACATAATGATTAGAACTACATGATCTTTAACTGTAGTTCAATCAAAGGTTTATAGGATGGTGCGATTAGCAGACCACTTTGCACCCACTGTTGGGCTTCTGTAGTTTTACGCTGCGAAAGTAAGGATTTGGCAATTCCCGAATAGGCACCCACTTCAAAAGGATCCCGTTCGTTGACCTGTCTCCAATACTTTAAAGAGCAATTCAAATCCCCTTTCTCTTCACAAAAATGAGCTTGCAGAATCAAAGGCAAATTATGTAAGGACTTAGCGTCTGAGCTTAATGCTCGTCCAATCAGTAGACTCTTTTGATACTGTTCACCCATTTGACTTAAGACCACAGCTTGCGCTCCATAAACCAAGGGCTCAGTAGAAAACTTCTCTGCGGCCTTCTTAATAG
This genomic window contains:
- the cysE gene encoding serine O-acetyltransferase, whose protein sequence is MLDFLKAYRKFDPSAKSLFEIALLYPGPRAIFCHRIAHFFYTYRLYFIARLIAEISRWLTLIEIHPGAKIGRRFVIDHGAGVVIGETAVIGNDCKIYHGVTLGGTSTNGGRRHPMLANNVLIGAGAKVLGPIQVGSDVKIGANSVVVKDCIAEGTYVGIPAQRIR